The Tautonia plasticadhaerens nucleotide sequence CCGCCGCGAGCCGGCCGACGGCACAACTCGATCACCTCGGCCGAGGTGCAGCAATTTCCCGGCCATGGTCGCCAGAAACCTCGCCCGTCCCGGGGACGAGCCGATCGAGTCCCATTCCCTCGCCGCAGGGAAGTCATGGACCGCCGGCCGCTCACCGCGGTGCGTTTCTGCCCCCAACCACGCAGACGCTCCCAAGGCCCAAGTGGATCCGACGTGGCCGATGAGACGGAAAACCCGGGAATTCCGGCCTCAAATCGAATTTAATAAGAAATTTGAATATTTCTGATTTATAAATATATTAGTAATTCAAACACGATGACGCACCATCAGCCCTTCAGCCACGACTCCTGCACGCGCGAACAGAATCCGGCAATCGGTCCAAGAAGTATTTCGCCTGCGATCCGGCCATCAGATTTCCGAAGGTTTAATTGACAGCTTGAGCCGACTCCCCTTTCGACCCTTCGGGTGAACCCACCGGCCAATCTCGTGTCGACCCTTGCGAAGCCACCCGATCCCGTCTCGCTAACCACCTTAGATTGAAATGTACAGGTTGGGCCCGCAAGCCGAGGTTCTAGAGGCGCCTAATGCTACTCCGTTAGCTTCGATCTACCGTGGGCGAGCCAGGGCCGACAGTACGCGCAGTCGTGTCGGCTGACCGGGGCCAGCAGACGCTGCAAGGCACGGCGGACCGCCGGCAGCGTGATCACCGGACCTCGGCCTCCCCCTTTTTCCCCGGCCGGGATCGCCCCCGACGGGTTCGGTGTTGCTCCAGGGTGAGGAAGCCGAAGGCCAGCATCACCAGGCAGGCGTGGTGGTGGAAGCCCCGCCACGACCGCCCCTCGTGGTGGTCCAAGCCGAGTTCCTCCTTCATCTGCTGGTAGCCGAGCTCCACCGGCCAGCGGCTCCGCCACAACCGGACCGCACGCAGCCGGCTCGTGTCCGCCGGCAGGTTGCTGAAGGCATACTTGAGCTTCCCATCGGCCTGCTCTTCGATCAGCAGCCAGATCGGCTCGGCCATGGCGCACTGCCCCGTCGCCCACCCCTGGCCCGGCCAAACCCGCAGCCAGGCGAAGCGGCCCCACATCGGCCCCTTGGTCCCCTCCCGCCAGGTGACCTTCCGCCGCGGCGTCCGCGCCGCCAGCTCCTTCAGGCTCACCGGCCGGGGCGAGCCCTCGGCCAGCCGGGGCCGCTTCTGCGGGCGGCCGCCGGTGGCGGCGGCCGGGGCGACCCACCGCGGTTGCTCGGTGAAGACGACCATCTCGTCGGTGACGCCGACGATGTAGTGCAGCCCACGTGCGGCCAGGCCGTCGCGGGACGGCCCCGAGACGCCGTAGCCGCTGTCGGCCACCACCAGCCCGCCCGGCAGCCCCTCCGCGCGGACCCGGTCGAGCAACTCCAGCGCGATCTGCCCCTTGGTCAACGGCCGACGCTGGTCCTCGGGCACCCCGGCCTTGTCCAGCCGCGGCTCGTCGCCCAGCCAGCTCTCCGGGAGGTAGAGCCGCATGTCGAGCGGATAGTGGCCCTTCGGGCTGACGTAATGGACCGAGACGGCGCACTGGCAGTTGGCCTTCTTGCCCAGCACCCCGCAGTACTGACGCTGCACGCCGACGGAGCGCGTTCCCTGCTTGGGGAAGGTGGTGTCGTCGATCGCGAAGATGCCGGCCGGGTCGGCGAAGTCCGCCGCCATCGTGGCCCAGTAGCGCTTCGGGACCGCCTGTTCGTCCCAGGTGCTCTGGCCGAGGAACTGCTGCAGGGCCTGGTCGGGGTCGGAGACCTCCAGCCCCGCCGGCGGGGGGACCCGGGCGGCCATCGGCTCGGCGCTCTTGCGGTCGCCGTCCTGGATCAGGCCGCGGAGGTAGACGCCGCACCAGGCGGCCTGGCGCGGGCGGTTGAAGTCGTCGCGGAAGCCGGCGGCGTAGGCGGCGAGACGGTCGAGCACGTCGGGGGCGAGTTCGGGAGTGTAGGTCCGGTTCATACCTCCTGTACGAACCGGCCCGGTCGATCGTTCGTAAGAGCTAACGGAGTAGCACTAAGTGGTGCATCCGGCAAGAGGACTGACGCCCGCGGTCTGACGTAGGAGGGGTGTGGCCTTCGCGCGAAGGGAGGTGCACCCATGACCCTCACCCAAGTCACGCCCCGCGAACTGACCCCCGAGGGACGTCAGGCCCTCCAACAGCTTGCGTCCTCTCGGACCGCCCAGGCCCGCCTCGTCGAGCGGGCCCGGATCCTCCTGGCCATCGCCGACGCAAGGCGACCCAGCCAGGTCGCCGAGGGCCTGGGCGTCTCCCGGCCGACGGTCTACACCTGGAGCCATCGCTTCGATGACCGCGGGCTCCACGGGTTGGAGGACCAGCCCCGGGCCGGGCGCCCACCGACCTATACGGCCGAGCGACGCGCCGAGGTGATCGCCGCGGCGTCGACCGACCCGAGGAGCCTGGGCCTGCCTCTCGCGTGCCGGGCGCCCGATCGCCTGCAAGCCTACCTCAACGAGCAGAGGGGCATCCCGATCCGGCGCAGCCGCATCGACGAGCTCCTCCTGGCCGAGGGCCTGCGTTGGCGCCATCAGGGGGCCTGGTTCGGCGAGCGGGTCGATCCCGCCTTCGCCGAAAAACGGGGATCATCGAACGGCTCCACACGCCGCCGCCGCCGGGCTCCGTCGTCGTCTGCCCCGACGAGATGGGGCCGGAGAGCGCCAAGAGCTTCCCGGGCCAGCGACTCGTCCGGGCCGAACCCCGGGCGGGGGCCGAAGGACAAGCCCGAGCGGCCGAACGAGCCCGGCAGGAGGTCGACTACGGCCGCCGCGGCGAGGGGTACATCTTCGGCGCGTTCCGCCCGGCCACCGGCGAGGCGATGACCCGCCCGTACCCGAGCCGGAGTGCGGCGAGCCGGGCCGACTTCCTCGCCCGGCACAGCACCATCACGCTGACGATGGACCGCTATACGCACGTCGACCAGGGCGACGTGGCTGGTGCCCTCAGCCGGGTCTCGCTCTTCGCTCCCCAGAAACCCTCCGCGGAGGAGCTGGGGACCCCTTCCGTCCCGAGATTGGACGGATCAGTACCCCCTTCCGCTTGCACTGGCGCTTGCACAGAACTTGCACAAACGCCTGTCCCGTCCTGTCCCGAGTTTTCGCCCGATGGCACGGACGGGACGGCGGACGGAGACGAAGGAGAGTGCCACAAAGCAAAGGGGGACAAGGAGATTGGCACCCCTTGTCCCTCTTTGACGCCGGTTGACAAGCGGAGGGGGAGGGATTCGAACCCCCGGAGCCGTTGCCGGCTCAGCGGTTTTCAAGACCGATGGCGGGATGCCGCAAGCAACCCAAAGTCAACGGTTTACGGCTTGCCCCGGATCCGGTTGCCCCTCATTTGCCCCACGACATCCGTAGGACTTCTCCGGACCTGGCCGAAGTCGTTGACGCCTGGCCCGAGCTGCCCGAGGCGATCCGGGCCGGCATCCTTGCGATGGTCCGAACCTCCTCGGGTGGACGGGGGGAGCGATGAGCCGCTCAAGGACGCCCGACCCCGAGGCCATCCGAGCCCTCCTCGAAGCCCTCCGGGCGGGGAGCTTCCCCGGGCCCGCCTGCCGGGCCGCCGGGATCAGCCGGAGCACCCTTCGCCGATGGCTGGAACGGGGACGCACGAAGGACGGGCACGACGCCCCCTATCGGGCCTTCCGGCGAGACTACCGGGCCGCGATCGCCTCGGCCGCGATCGCGGCGTTGGACTCGATCCGCCGCGCCGGGTCCGAGGGAATCCCCGGCTTCTGGCAGGCCAGTGCCTGGCTCCTGGAGCGTCGGTTCCCGGCCCGATGGCGGAGGAAGGACCGGGCGCCGGACCCGTCGCCACCGAAGCCCCACTCGCAGATGACCGACGCGGAGCTTGACGCCTACTGCCATCGTCTCGGCCTGCTCGACGAGCCGCGTCGGTGAACCCTTCTCCCCTCGATGGTGAGCCCGACACATGCCACGCCCCACCAAGTTCACCCCCGAGATCGGCGAGTCGGTCCTCCGCCATCTCGCCTCGGGCCGCTCCCGACGGGAGACGGTCGAGGCCCTGGGGATCGGTCGTCGGACCCTTCAGGACTGGCTCCGCCGGGGACGGGCCGGGGAGCCCGGCCTCGCGGCCTGGGCCGAGCGGGTCGATCGGGTGGCGACCCTGATGCACCGGCAGCGGGTCCGGGCGACCTGGGATCGCCTCGAGGCCGAGTCGAAGGAGCGCTGGATGCGGTTCAAGCGGGCCCGGGAGGAGTACTGGATGGAGCGGCTCGGGCCGCTCGAGTTCTGGAGCCGTCGGCTGGCGTGGCTGGCCGAGCGAGGGCGGTGGGAGGCGTACCGACGGACACTCGAGCGGCTCAGGACCGAGGGTTTCCGCACCGACTGCACACCATAAGAAAAGGAACCAATGGGAAATCAAGGTGGCCGCCCCAACCTCTACACGGGTGGGCGTCTCGAAAGTAGGTGGGAAATCCCGTACAACAGGGGTGGCTGATGGGATCGACGGATTTCACCCACAACCTCGCACGGACATCCCGCCATGCGCACCCCCGATTCGGGCCTGACCCCGGAGCAGGCCGCCGACGCCGAGCGGATCTACCAGGCCCTCCACGCCGCCTCCGAGGAGGACCATTGGCGGATCGCCCAGCTCCTCGCCTCGCGGGGCGACGACCGACTCTTCGGGCAGACCGAGCACGAGGTCCGCGACCTCGTCCACAAGACCGGGGCCAAGGCGATTCAGGCCGCCCTCGACGGGCGGAAAAAGGGGGGTACCGGGGGTCGAGCGTGAGCTGCCCGACCTGCCTCGAGCCGGCCAAGTTCATGGGCCACCGTCCCCGCCGGGTGGTCAGCCTGCTCGGGGCGGTACGGGTCACCCGGGCGTACTACCACTGCCCCCACTGCCACGGCGGCTTCGCCCCCGGCGACGCCGTGATGCGGGTGCCCGAGGCGGCGCTGACCCCGGCGGCCTACGAGGTCGCCTGCCTGGCCGGGGCGCTCTCGGCGTTCGCCGAGGCGGCCGAGGTGACCTTGCCGAAGATGGCCGGGCTGCGCCTGGCCGAGTCGACGGTCGAGCGGGCCGCCGAGGCGGCCGGGGCCGAGGTCGGCCGGCGGCTGGCCGCCGGGGAGGTCTTCGGCGGGGCCCGCGCCTGGCACTGGCACAAGGACGCCGAGGGCAAGACCTGCGCGTACGTGGCGGCGGACGCGACCGGGGTCGGGCAGCAGGGCGAGGGCGGGTCGTCGGCCGAGGGGCGGATGGCCACCGTGGCGATGGTCTACAACCCGGTCCCCGAGGTGTCCGCCCGCCGGGCGCGGCCCGACGGCCCGCCGCCCCGGTTCCGGGCCCGCTACGTGGCGGGGCTGTGCGGCGTGGCCCCCCTGGGCGAGCCGCTCCGGCGGCAGGCGGCGCAGGTGGGGATGGACCGGGCCGAGCGGTGGATCGCGCTGACCGACGGGGGCAGCGGGCTGGAGGGCTGGGCGCGTGCCAACTTCGGGAGGGTCGAGGCGGTGATCCTCGACTTCTACCACGCCGCCGAATACCTGGGGGGCCTGGCCCGCGCCCTGTTCCCGGGCGACGACGAAGCGCGGGAGGGCTGGCTGGGCGACTGGTGCCACCGGCTGAAATACGAGGGCGGCCCGACCGTACTCGAGGCGTTGCGAGGCCTGGAGGTGCGCGGCCACGCGGCGAAGGAAGCACGAGCGGAGGTGGTGCGGTACTTCACCAACCAGGCGCACCGCATGGACTACCCGGGCTACGTGGCCAAGGGTTGGGCGATCGGCTCGGGGCCGGTGGAGGCGGCGTGCAAGACGGTCATCGGGCAGCGGATGAAGGGCTCGGGGATGAGGTGGGGCGCCGACGGGGCCGACGCCCTGAGCCACTTGCGGGCGTTGTTCAAGAGCGGAGATCGGCAGTGGGACGCCTTCTGGTGCCCCACACCGAACTGATTCCACCTACAAACGAGACGCCCTCCCCCTCTACACCCCGAGTCGGCTGGTCGCCCTCTTCCGGGGGATCGCCGATGGCCTCTCCCGGGACTGGGCGGCGGAGGAGGCCGGCATCAGCAAGCGGACCCTGCAACGCTGGATCAAGGCCGGCCGCGCCGGCGATCCTCGCTATGCCGAGCTGGCCGAGGCGGTCGCGACGGCCGAGCGGCTGGCCGGCTGGGGTCGGGAGATCGCCCCGACCTTCAGGGAGCTGTTCCGACGCCGGGTGATCTGACGCCGCCATCCCGCCTGAAACCGAGGGAGAACGGAATGGCGGGTGCCAGGACCGGGGGCGTCGGGGTTCCGGCGCCAGCCATTCCACAGAACTGCAAAGGAATAGGAGGGCGCCGGTGCCAGAACGGGGGGCCCGAAGGGGACCGATTTCGGGGGGTGGTTCTGGCGTCGCGTTTCGCTGAGAGCAGCGGAATGAACAGGGGGGATCGGTGCCGAAACCGATCCGGACGAGGACGCCCCGAGCCGACGGGGTTTGTGTCGCCCTCTCTGGAGGGCCGGGCGTTATGATCACCGGGGGAGCGGGTCCACGGCCTGCAATGACCGTTTGTTCAGAGTTGCGACTTCTGCCCAACAAGACGCACCGACCAGGAGAACCTGAACGCCTCCCGGTCGATGCGTACGGGACCGTTCCCGGGCGCGGCCCGGATCGCTCGTACGCCCCATCGGCGGGAGCCGATCGGCCGGGACCGGCGGATCAGGAGCGGATCAAGCCGACGCCCGATGGATCCCGGGGATTGGCTTGACTGCTGCCCTCCTCGTCGTCGCGGAGCGACCGGAGCTCGTCCAGGAGTTCCCGGATCGTGGACTCGAGCTGCCGGATGCGACGATCACGCTCGTCGCGATCGGGTTGAGGGCCGGCCTGTTCCTGATCGACCTGCCGCATCCGGGCCTCGGCCTGCTGGAGGACCTTGCGGTCCGCCTCGAGCTGCGCATCGTCGATGTACCCGAGCTCATGCATCCGCTCCGCGGAGCGGACCCGTTCCCGGGCTAATTCGAGGGCCTGAGCCGCCGCGGCCTCGGGGTTGGCGGTGGGACCGGTTGAGCCTTCTCGAGGAGCCGCGTCGACGCCCTTGAGGGACTCTGTGGCGCGCCTGGCCTCCAGCGTCTCGCCGAGCTTCTCCATCTGCTTGGCGAACTCGGAGTCGGGGCCGAACTTCGACTCCATCTGCTTGGCGAACTCGGAGTCGGGGCCGAACTTCGACTCCATCTCCCTGCCTAGGGCCTCCATCTTCTTCTCGAACTCGGGGCCGAACTTCGACTCCATCTCCTTGCCGAGGGCCTCCATCTGCTTGGCGAGCGCCTCCAGCTCCTTGGCCTTGTCCGCCTGCGCCGCTCGGGAAGTCTCACCGTCGTCCTGCACGGCGGCCTCATGCGGGTCAAGCGTCGCGAGGAGGACCGGAGCAGCCCGGGGTTCGTCGAGCGTCGAGGCCGGGCCGGCGGAGGTCCACGAGGGCAACGACAGCACCGCGAGCAGGCCCGCTCCCAGCAGGGTGACGCGGGACGGGCGGCAAGCGACTCGTTCTCGCAGGATCATCGTCAGTCTCCTCTCGAAGAAGCGGCCCGCGCCACCGATGCCCAACGAGGGCGCCGGCGGCCCGGACGGGCGGCGGGATAGGGATTCACCGATCTGGAAGAGGACCTCGGCGTACGAGACGCGGTCCCCGGGCAAGGCCCAGACGACCCAGGCGTCGCAGGCCAGCTCGGCCTCGGCGTCGAGCCGACGCCGGACCAGCCAATACAGCGGGCTCCACCACCAGAGCCAGCCGGCGGCCAGCCCGAGCCGGGCGACCCAGTGGTCACCCCGTCGCAGGTGGGCCAGCTCGTGGGCGAGGATCCCGCGCCAGCGCCCCGCGTCGAGCGATTCGACGAGGTCCGCCGGGAGGAGGAGCCTGGGGCGGCCCAGGCACCAGATCATCGGGGGCCCGAGTCGGGGGACGACGCACAGCTCGGGCACGCGGACGCCGATCCGCTCGGCGAGGCGAGCGGCCTCGACCTCGAGCCATTCGGGGGCGGGGATGGCCCGGCGGAGGTGTCGGCGAAAGCGGAGGATCCGGGCCATCTGGACGGCCGCGACTACGGCCGAGGCGGCGAGCCAGGCGGCCACCACGCTCCTCCGGATTCCTCCCCTATCGGACAGCCCCGGCCGGGATCCGTCGGACGTCGAGGTGCGGGGGGATCGGGCATCAGCGTCCACGGACGCCACCCCGGGAGCCCGGGCACCACCGACGGTC carries:
- a CDS encoding ISKra4 family transposase — its product is MSCPTCLEPAKFMGHRPRRVVSLLGAVRVTRAYYHCPHCHGGFAPGDAVMRVPEAALTPAAYEVACLAGALSAFAEAAEVTLPKMAGLRLAESTVERAAEAAGAEVGRRLAAGEVFGGARAWHWHKDAEGKTCAYVAADATGVGQQGEGGSSAEGRMATVAMVYNPVPEVSARRARPDGPPPRFRARYVAGLCGVAPLGEPLRRQAAQVGMDRAERWIALTDGGSGLEGWARANFGRVEAVILDFYHAAEYLGGLARALFPGDDEAREGWLGDWCHRLKYEGGPTVLEALRGLEVRGHAAKEARAEVVRYFTNQAHRMDYPGYVAKGWAIGSGPVEAACKTVIGQRMKGSGMRWGADGADALSHLRALFKSGDRQWDAFWCPTPN
- a CDS encoding IS701 family transposase; translation: MNRTYTPELAPDVLDRLAAYAAGFRDDFNRPRQAAWCGVYLRGLIQDGDRKSAEPMAARVPPPAGLEVSDPDQALQQFLGQSTWDEQAVPKRYWATMAADFADPAGIFAIDDTTFPKQGTRSVGVQRQYCGVLGKKANCQCAVSVHYVSPKGHYPLDMRLYLPESWLGDEPRLDKAGVPEDQRRPLTKGQIALELLDRVRAEGLPGGLVVADSGYGVSGPSRDGLAARGLHYIVGVTDEMVVFTEQPRWVAPAAATGGRPQKRPRLAEGSPRPVSLKELAARTPRRKVTWREGTKGPMWGRFAWLRVWPGQGWATGQCAMAEPIWLLIEEQADGKLKYAFSNLPADTSRLRAVRLWRSRWPVELGYQQMKEELGLDHHEGRSWRGFHHHACLVMLAFGFLTLEQHRTRRGRSRPGKKGEAEVR
- a CDS encoding M56 family metallopeptidase translates to MVWWFAETTMVVAGLAAVAILAGRSDRLSPAARHVFWLVALLKLVIPPPVNWPWSLAPPARGGLNIESRLSFAPSEFDVLEASAPGSPPGPGPGAGPEPIATRSGRTPVVTVGGARAPGVASVDADARSPRTSTSDGSRPGLSDRGGIRRSVVAAWLAASAVVAAVQMARILRFRRHLRRAIPAPEWLEVEAARLAERIGVRVPELCVVPRLGPPMIWCLGRPRLLLPADLVESLDAGRWRGILAHELAHLRRGDHWVARLGLAAGWLWWWSPLYWLVRRRLDAEAELACDAWVVWALPGDRVSYAEVLFQIGESLSRRPSGPPAPSLGIGGAGRFFERRLTMILRERVACRPSRVTLLGAGLLAVLSLPSWTSAGPASTLDEPRAAPVLLATLDPHEAAVQDDGETSRAAQADKAKELEALAKQMEALGKEMESKFGPEFEKKMEALGREMESKFGPDSEFAKQMESKFGPDSEFAKQMEKLGETLEARRATESLKGVDAAPREGSTGPTANPEAAAAQALELARERVRSAERMHELGYIDDAQLEADRKVLQQAEARMRQVDQEQAGPQPDRDERDRRIRQLESTIRELLDELRSLRDDEEGSSQANPRDPSGVGLIRS
- a CDS encoding helix-turn-helix domain-containing protein, encoding MPRPTKFTPEIGESVLRHLASGRSRRETVEALGIGRRTLQDWLRRGRAGEPGLAAWAERVDRVATLMHRQRVRATWDRLEAESKERWMRFKRAREEYWMERLGPLEFWSRRLAWLAERGRWEAYRRTLERLRTEGFRTDCTP
- a CDS encoding helix-turn-helix domain-containing protein, encoding MTLTQVTPRELTPEGRQALQQLASSRTAQARLVERARILLAIADARRPSQVAEGLGVSRPTVYTWSHRFDDRGLHGLEDQPRAGRPPTYTAERRAEVIAAASTDPRSLGLPLACRAPDRLQAYLNEQRGIPIRRSRIDELLLAEGLRWRHQGAWFGERVDPAFAEKRGSSNGSTRRRRRAPSSSAPTRWGRRAPRASRASDSSGPNPGRGPKDKPERPNEPGRRSTTAAAARGTSSARSARPPARR